The window GGCCAATGGGTACTATGGATTTAACCGATAGCCACGGAGATTCTACGGCCTTAAAAAAAGAATATTACCGGAACATTGAGGATGCTGCAGTTGCAATAATCAGGTGGCTCAAGGAAAACAAGAAACACTGCCTGATCTCCGCCATTGGTTACCGTTTGGTACAGGGGGGAGCAGCGCACCGAAGACCTGAGATCATTACTGAAAAATTATTGGAGGATTTAAAAGAACTCATCTTTTTAGCCCCCAATCACCTGCCTGACGAGCTCAGACTTATCAATACTTTTCTGATGGAGTTTTCAGCCCTTAAGCATGTAGCATGTTTTGATACCAACTTTCACCGGGATATGCCCGATCAGAATAAATATTACGCACTTCCAGTTGAATATAAGGATCAGGGCTTGATGAGGTATGGTTTTCATGGCCTTTCTTATGAATACATCATGCAAAAACTAAATCACCACCTTGCATCCATTGATAAAAAAAAGATCATCATAGCCCATCTAGGTAATGGTTCAAGTATGGCAGCTGTTGCATTGGGAAAGGGTTTTGACACAACTATGGGCGTTAGCCCAATGGGGGGGATGGTAATGGCCACACGCTGTGGAGACCTTGATCCTGGTGCTTTGTTGTTTATACTCAAGCAAAATGATATTACCCCTGAGGAACTTGATGTTGAGCTCAGCAAGGAATCAGGACTCAAGGCCATTGCCGGAACGGGTGATATGGAAGAGATTCTGAATAGCCTTCGTAATAACAAAAAAGCGGAAGCCGCACTAACCCTTTATTGCCATCAGGCTAAGAAATTCATTGGCTCACTTGCGGCCTCGCTAGGGGGGCTGGATATGCTTATCTTCACAGGAGGCATCGGGCAAAATTCCCCGGAGGTCAGAGAGCGGATCTGTACCGGCATGGATTTCATGGGAGTAAAAATTGACCATTGCCTTAATCAGGATGCTAGAAAGATCATATCCCATCGGAACAGCCGCGTTAATATCTGGGTAATGGCTACCAATGAAGAATATGTGATTGCAATGCATACTAAGGATTTTTTATTACATGATGAGCGAAATAAATCGTCATCTGTACTTTACGACGCAAAAACATAGATCTTATGGACATTGAGTATCCTATTGAAGCAGCTTATTCACTAAAGGTTGAGAGTCTGCTAAATGCCCTTTTAACAAATCAGCAGAATGGCATCAGCGGAGCGGAGGCCGGTATACGATCAAAGCGGTTCGGACTTAATATTTACAAAAGCCAAAAGCAGAAAAGCCTATGGCGTATGGCTTTTGAGCAGTTCAATAGTCCGATAGTCTATCTTCTTTTTCTCGCAAGCCTTGCCTCTCTGTATTTCAAAAATCCGGTAGAAGCGATCGCTATATTTATAGTTATTCTAGTTAACGCTATGATCGGTTTTTTTATGGAACTGCAGGCCAGAAGTTCTATGCGTGCCTTAAGGGAAATGGATGTTAGCTATTCCAGAATAATAAGGGGCGGTAAAAAAAGCGAAATCCCATCTGAGCAGCTTACCCCGGGAGATCTGGTAGTGCTGGAAGCGGGCGATGTGGTTTCGGGCGACGGACGGATCGTGCATATCAATGGTCTTCAGGTTGATGAGTCTTCTCTTACAGGGGAGTCTTTTCCTGTCTTTAAAACAGTCGAAACATTGAACGCTGATACAGAACCTTCAGCCGCCCTAAACATGGTTTACAAGGGAACATCAGTAATAAATGGAAATGCTAAAGTAATCATTACAGGGATTGCTGAAAATACAGCGCTCGGAAAGATCAGTGAGCTAGTTGGACGCTCCGCACCAACAAAAACGCCTCTTGACATTAAGATCAGCAAACTGACCAAAAAACTGATCTGGATTACCCTGATAATGACCGGCATTTTTGCTATTTCAGGAATAATCGAGCGAAAACCCTGGCTACAGATACTGGAAACCTCTATAGCGCTGGCGGTTGCAGCGTTTCCTGAGGGGCTTCCAATTGTTGCTACCGTAGCGCTTGCGTATGGGATGCTGTTAATGGCCAGAAAGAATGCAATAGTGAAAAAATTATCATCGGTAGAAACCCTTGGAGGGGTAAACGTTATCTTGACTGATAAGACAGGCACACTGACCGAAAATAAGATTTTTGTTGAGGTACTCTCTTTCCCTGAGGAAGAACTGAATGTTTCGATAAATAAGGGAATACTTGAATATAAGGGAGCCAGGGTTGAAAGAAGCCAGGAGAATTTTGAACTGCTTGTCCGGATCGGTAGTCTTTGCAATGATGCATCATTTGAGGGGGCAGACAAAGGAAAAAAATCTTCCGGTGATCCTATCGAAATTGCACTGTTGATTCTTGCCGGTGCTGCAGGATTTCATGCAGAAAACAATATCGGTGAATTTAAGCGGATATCTGAAATGCCTTTCAGCTCTGAGACCAAGATCATGGGCACCCTGCACAAGGGAAAAACTAATTTTTTTGTCTCTGCAAAGGGATCTGTAGAAGATTTGCTGTCAAAGTGCAAAAAGATCCAACTCGGCAGTGCTCAAGGGAATTTGGATGGCAGTGGAAGAGAAAAAATCCTTTCGCGGGCAGAAGCCCTTTCCTCATCCGGTCTTCGGGTGCTTGCTTTTGCTTACCTGATATCGACTGAAAGACCCGGGGATAATTATCTCCAGGAACTCATTTACGTTGGGATGGTCAGCTTTTTGGATCCGCCCAGAACCGACATAAAAGATGCGATCAGCGCCTGCCATTCAGCAGGTATCAGGATTGTCATGATCACAGGAGACCATCCGATGACTGCATTGAACATTGCCAAAAAGGTAGGCATAACCGCGCTGGAAGATAATAAGGTAATCGCGGGGAGCGAACTGCCTGAAATGGAACTTCTTGGAGATGAATGGAAAGAGCGGATTCTTTCCACCACTGTATTTGCAAGGACAACACCTAAGCAGAAACTGGAAATTGTTGATGTCTATCAAAAGGCAGGCTATATAGTGGCGATGACCGGAGATGGTGTAAATGATGCACCCGCCCTTAAAAAAGCAGATGTAGGCATCGCAATGGGACTTAGGGGAACACAGGTGGCTAAGGAAACCGCGAGTATTGTACTTAAAGATGATTCTTTTACTTCTATTTCTCAGGCCGTAGCCCATGGAAGGGAAATCTTTCAGAATATTCAGCGCTTTGTAATCTATCTGGTATCCTGCAACCTCAGCGAAATTTTTATTGTTACCCTACTTGGTTTTTTTGCTCAGGGATCTATGCTATTTCCATTACAGATTTTATTTCTCAACATGGTTACTGACGTATTTCCTGCCCTTGCACTTGGGTTAGGCAAAGGGGATTCTACTATTATGCAAAGGCCACCTAGAGACCCCAGAATGGATATTGTCTCTAGCCGAAACTGGATGGTCATATTGATCTATGCCCTGATGATGACCTGTTCTGTATTGCTGTCTATTTTCCTTTGCAGGATTTATGTGGGTAGCGATGTAAGGGTAATTAATAATGTAGCTTTTCTAACCCTGGCATCCTCACAGCTTTTTCATGTTTTTAATATGTCATCTCTGCATTCGGGAATGCTGGGCAATGAGGTAACCAAAAACAAATTTGTATGGATTGCCCTTCTGCTCTGCTTTTTTCTAATCGCAGTCGTCTACCTGTTTCAACAAAGCCGTGATGCACTAAATCTTGATATAATCCCATTTCAGGCATGGGTTCTCGCAGGCCTTTCCAGCATGCTTCCTTTAGTATTGGTGCAGCTTTATAAGCTGGTATTTAAAAAAAGATCTATACCTGGTTGTTCCAAAAAAACTTTAGTACGACCGGCTTAATTAAAAAGGGTTTTACTGATGATAAACATTTGCAAAGGTGACCACTATCACGGCGGACAATATTTATATTTTCCAATTTTATAGGGTGGAAAAATACTATGGATTTGCCGCACTTAACATAGAAAAAATGAAAAATTTATTGGTACTTACCGATTTCTCCTCGCTCGCTAAACATGCTGCAGAATATGCCTATTCGCTTGCCAAAAAAATTAACGCAGATATTATTCTCTGCAACGCCGTAATTGTGCCTGCCGAGATGCCACAGGCAGGACTTGTTGTCTGGCCAATGGAAGAGTCCAGTGTTCTGGAAGAAGAAAGTACAGGCGAGCTTGAAAAACTAAAGGAGCACCTTAAAAAAGCAGATCCCACACATGATAAAAAACCGCAGATCGGTATTATGAATCAGTCCGGCTATCTTCAGGATGTAGTAGGTGGACTGATTGCCGATGAGTTAATAGACTTTGTGGTCATGGGGACACATGGAGATGGGGTTGGCGGCTTTTTGCTTGGAAACCATACACGCAATATGATTGAATCCCTGAGTGTACCCCTTTTACTTGTTCCATCCAAAGTAAGCATTGCTCCCTTCAAAAATATTTATTTTGCTTCTGATCTCAGCGATCCTCATGGGGACAGTGTTTTTTTAAAACAGCTTATCTCGTTGGCAAGCGCATTTAAGGCGGAAATTTCTATCGCCCACATCTCGACCCCTAAAACCGTAGCAAGGGATATCTCAGAAAAAACAAAAGCAATGGTTTTTGATTTTAGTAGCGATCTTGGTTATCCCGGCATCCATTTCATCAGGATCAATGCGGATAAGGCAATAGAGGGTCTTGACAAGTTGATGTCTCATGCACCTATGGATCTTCTGGTGATGGTTCATCGCGAGAAAAGCTTTCTAGCTGGCCTTTTGAATGGAAGCCTAACTGAAAAATTAGCAAATGATCTTAATTTTCCTATGCTCATCTTCAAGGCTATGCCAGTCGCTGAACACATAGCATAACATTGTAAGCCTCAGCCAGTAAGTTCGTGATGAATGTCTCCGTCGGCAATGACGATCATCATTTCCTGGGCAGATGCTTAAGGCGATATTTACAATAACATAAAAATGGATTTATATACTGCCTTTCAAATCGAACAGCATATTCAAGATGCCGGCAATTTGTGCGAGTCGGATTACCTGGAGCACCTTTCAAGAATAGAGGAAAAATTCCGGATCTGGAAAAACAAGGACTTTTTGGAAAGGGCAACTATTTTCAAAAAGGTAGCCGCTTTAAGCAGAAACCATGGAGATAGTCTTTCTGAGTGGGTGGTAAGCGAAATGGGGATACTTCTCGAAAATAGTGAGGTAGGCTAATATCCTGCAAAATATAAAAAAACTAATCACCCTTAAATAAACCCAAAATGTTCTTTACAAATCTTTTTTTTGGAATGGATTTTCTCTGGTGGATCTTATGGTCTGCATTACTGGTATGGATATTTCTTGTTCCATACGATATTCCCGGACAGCGCAACAGAAAACGCTCTGCAATACTCATCCTTCAGGAACGTTTTGCCAAAGGCGCAATTGATCTCAAGGAATATGAGCGGAACAAAAAAATATTGGAGCGTGATAAAATCGGGCCATCATGATGAAGGCCGTCAGATTTAGTCCGCAGATCTTAAAAATTATAAAAATGAGACACAACGAAAAATTACAGCTTGATGTGCTTGAGGCAATTAAGTGGGAACCCTTATTGCATGCTGCGGAGATTGGCGTAATTGCTCAGGAGGGAATTATTACCCTTACCGGTACAGTAGATAGCTATGCTAAAAAAAGAGAGGCAGAACATGCCGCCAAAACCGTTGCCGGAGTTCGTGCTGTGGTAGAGAAAATAGAGGTGGATTTTGGCGCCCACGGGAAGAAGACCGACCTGGAACTCGCTGCTGAAATCCTCAAGTCCATAAAACTTAATCCCGAAATTCCGCAGGATAAAATTTTTATCAAGGTTGAGAACAGCTGGGTCACAATAGAGGGAGAAGTAAAGTGGTATACACAGAAAGAGGCAGTTCAAAAATCAGTAGAGGTACTCTCCGGGATTAAGAACCTGACCAATAGCATACAGGTAAAATCAGAAACTGCGGATGATGTCGAAAAGGTAGCAATTGAAAATGCACTTGTGCGGAACTGGGCAATTGATGATCATCATATTCTGGTGAATGTCTTCGGAAACCGGGTCACCCTGAGCGGTAAGGTAAAATCAATCTATCAGAAAGACGAGGCCGAGCGTATTGCCTGGAATGCACCAGGGGTCTGGAATGTTCACAACGAACTGCTTATCGATCATGCAACGATCTGAAAAAGATAATTCGGAAGATCATTCTATTGACTTTACAAGAATCTATCTCCGCTCGAGACTTGCGGTTTTAAACTGGGTGTCCAGTCGTTATCTACTAATCGAACTTTCCAGGCAATTAACCCTCTGGCCATACATGGCCTTTATGCTTTATGCAAAAAGGATATTGGGAATATCCAAAAATGACCCTTAAATTTCTTGGTTAGAAGCCTCTATGATGGGGCTAATCAATATATACGCTCCAGATTCGATTTTAGTTAGTGATGATAAACAATCTACAACATGATTGCCATCATTTAGTTTCCTTAGCGCTATACCGATATTTATGGTCGGCAGCATGCTTAAACAATAATCCAAATGAAAACAATACTTATCATCAACGATCATACTCCGGAAGCAGAACATGCGGCCGGGTTTGCGCTCGTACTTGCCCAGCGTATGCGAGCGAACATCATCCTTGCCAGCAGTACGGAGCCCAAACTTGATTTGCAACATTACGAATGGGCAGGGAGTTCCCACGATGAAACCATTGCAGAACCGGTCCATACCCCTTTGATGAAAAGGTTGTTCTGGAGGAAAAAACTTCATCCAGGGTTCAGCCCGCTGATTCAGGAGGTTCAGCTTGATAATGATAGGGAAGGCCTTTTTCTGCTGGCATCAAGAAATGATATTTATATGGTGATCAAAGGAATGGATGAGTTCCTGCCCCAGGCATTACTGAATGTAAACCTGGCCATTAATACCTTATTAGATAAGCTTCAGGTTCCCTTATTACTTGTTCCTTCCTCATGGTCCGAAAATGAATTTACCAGGCTGGTCTATCTGACCGATCTGCGTTTCTGTGGAATCGAAACGGTTAGATTTCTTGCGGATCTTGCAGGATGCTGGAAAGCCAACCTCGTTATCGCACACACTTCAGCAAGCGGGCTTCCGGAAATGGAGGAGCAAGAGGCGGAGAATATTTTCAACCAGGAGGTGAGCCTAAATGTAGGTTATAAAAAGCTTTTCCTGAATATGCTGGACAAAAACGATGAGCTGAATACCCTTGAAATTATGGTAAGTGGAATGCAGGCTGATCTGTTGGTTCTGGTAAACCAGCATTTTCATTTCAACAGCCTAACCAAACAATATTTCAAAGATAAATGTGCACTATATAAGCCTGTGCCTTTGTTAATTTTTCCATCCTGACTCTCCTTAATCAGAACATTCTACTTATGAACGACATAAACAGCACCTCTGCAGCGTATCGTCAATATCACGAAATAGCCAGACACTGGGCATCGGATGTAGATTTTTTTAAGATTGAAACCGTTTTTCTGCACCACCTTTTAGACGATTATTTTATCCGGCTGTCAGGTCCTAATTATCTTGAAGCATTAAAAAGTGTAGGTACCAAATTATTGCAGCTTGAAAAGGATAAGTATAGTGCAGATATCCATCTGATTGAGCACCTTAAGAACCTGGAAGGGCAGACCGAAGACCTGGTGTTTGACGGGGGCGAGTTCCTGGCAGAAAAGCATGAGCAGATGGAACATGCGATGACCCACCTGACAATGACTTACAGAACACTAAAAAAAGAACTTTTTTTACTCATAGAGCAGGTTATAAAAGCTCAACGAGAAATATCATAAACTCATAAACGGCCTTAAGTCTTCTGTCCATAGTATGGTGGTGTGCAAGGTCAGCCGAAAGGCTGACCTTAATCATTTCAGGAGAAAAGGATTAAGGCGAAATTTGCTGCTCAAAGATCATGATGAAATTTACTTCCCTTTCTTAACTTCAAAAAATAAAGATGAAAAATATCTTCAAAACCGAGCACCTTTCAAAAAGATACAGAACCGCGTTTATCGTATGGATGATCTGCCTGCTTGCACATATATCCTTTAATGTACTGGCGCAGAATCCTGCAATAACTTTCACCAAAGAGGGAGAAAAACGGACTGCGTTTATATCTGAACAGACCAAGGCGCAGCTCTTGGCCTGCCAAGGCACGCTCAACTATCCCAAATCCGTAGAGCGTTTTTATAAATCCAAAGGTTATACATTGGCCTGGGTGGAAGAGGAGAATCATAACAGACAGCTGGCTCCGGCAATGATGATCCTGGACTGCGTTTCCCAGTTTGGCCTTAACCGTCAGGACTTTCATGCTGGTGAACTTATCTATCAGCAGGCGAAGGTATTGGCCGAGGAGCCCGATATGCTGGGTGGCGGTCAGCGTGCAATCTTTGATGTATTGATGACTGATGCTATGATTACTTTTATGAACCACTTGCATTATGGGAAATTTAATGTCGCATTTACGCCATCCCGGATCGATGAGGGAGGTTATGGGGACTTCAATGCTGAAGCCCGTTTGCTCCAGTTAATGGAAAGAAAGGATTTCTATAACGAAATTGCAAGCGTACAGCCCTCATCAAAGGAATATGATGAGCTGCAAAAATATATGCACCTGGTGCGTGGCCAGTATCTTGAGGACAGTTATGAGTTTCCCGAAGAAAGCGTTAAGAAAATGACGATAAATATGGAGCGATTAAGATGGCTTTCTGCCAGCCAGACACCAAGCCTGATCATCAACATTCCTGCTTTTACAGCAAAGATGAAGGTAGCAGACTCTGTATATATCTTTAAAATTATTGTGGGTAAACCTTCTTCGCCAACGCCGGTATTTGAAAGTAAGTTAGCTGCTCTCACCGCTGCGCCAGATCACAGGGTGACTGCGAAGATGTTTGTTGCTGAGATTTTGCCCGGAGCGATAAAAAATCCAGGCTATCTGGAAAACAACCATTATGCCCTTTATGATTCAAAGGGCCAATTTGTCCAGATCTCGGCGAAAAAACTCTTGCAGATAAAATCGCATCCAAAACTTTACTACGCAAAGCAGTCCGCGGCCTGCGGAAATACAATGGGCAAAATTGTATTTCGCTTTGCTGGGCCTTCCGATATTTATCTCCATGATATGCCCTTATCCAAATTGGCCCGCTTGCCACAAAGGGACCTAAGTGCGGGCTGTATCCAGATTGAACAGGCCGAAAAACTGGCCGGATTACTATTGACCCAAGATGGCTCATCGAAAATTAGATCTTTATTGCATAGCGCTATAACAAATGATAAAACAACTGATTTTAAATTGAATAGATACGTTCCGATCAAAATAACCTACCTGACCTGTGAAATGATCGACAGCCAGCTCGTGATATACAAAGATATCTATGCCCAGGATAGGGCGCTTGAAATGGCTATGTACGGTTACGAAAGACTACTTGCCTCAGATAAGAAAATCAGCTCAAGGCGGTAATTTTTTGAGGGATCTGTTACAGGGACCCCTCTTCCGTACTCCATTCGGCACTGAAGCCTCCCAAGCGCTGGTGGTACATTTCATCGCCACTATGCTGGGTAAATTCGATGTTTAGCTGGTCTGTTTCCAGTCCCAGTACCTCATTGCACATGTCAATAAGCGCCCTGGAAAGCACTGTTCTGGTATGGGCATCCCTTCCTTTCCTGATATCGCACATCATAATGGCTGCAGGCATGGGTTCTGCATCACCACAGCGCCAGATGGAGCCTTCGCCAAGTTCACGGATGCTTACCGTAATGCGGTTCTGGTCTGCTTTCAT is drawn from Pedobacter mucosus and contains these coding sequences:
- a CDS encoding acetate/propionate family kinase — translated: MDKDLQLTGEHFILVLNSGSSSLKFAVYHQATGHRQWSGVIKGIGRPMGTMDLTDSHGDSTALKKEYYRNIEDAAVAIIRWLKENKKHCLISAIGYRLVQGGAAHRRPEIITEKLLEDLKELIFLAPNHLPDELRLINTFLMEFSALKHVACFDTNFHRDMPDQNKYYALPVEYKDQGLMRYGFHGLSYEYIMQKLNHHLASIDKKKIIIAHLGNGSSMAAVALGKGFDTTMGVSPMGGMVMATRCGDLDPGALLFILKQNDITPEELDVELSKESGLKAIAGTGDMEEILNSLRNNKKAEAALTLYCHQAKKFIGSLAASLGGLDMLIFTGGIGQNSPEVRERICTGMDFMGVKIDHCLNQDARKIISHRNSRVNIWVMATNEEYVIAMHTKDFLLHDERNKSSSVLYDAKT
- a CDS encoding cation-translocating P-type ATPase; this encodes MDIEYPIEAAYSLKVESLLNALLTNQQNGISGAEAGIRSKRFGLNIYKSQKQKSLWRMAFEQFNSPIVYLLFLASLASLYFKNPVEAIAIFIVILVNAMIGFFMELQARSSMRALREMDVSYSRIIRGGKKSEIPSEQLTPGDLVVLEAGDVVSGDGRIVHINGLQVDESSLTGESFPVFKTVETLNADTEPSAALNMVYKGTSVINGNAKVIITGIAENTALGKISELVGRSAPTKTPLDIKISKLTKKLIWITLIMTGIFAISGIIERKPWLQILETSIALAVAAFPEGLPIVATVALAYGMLLMARKNAIVKKLSSVETLGGVNVILTDKTGTLTENKIFVEVLSFPEEELNVSINKGILEYKGARVERSQENFELLVRIGSLCNDASFEGADKGKKSSGDPIEIALLILAGAAGFHAENNIGEFKRISEMPFSSETKIMGTLHKGKTNFFVSAKGSVEDLLSKCKKIQLGSAQGNLDGSGREKILSRAEALSSSGLRVLAFAYLISTERPGDNYLQELIYVGMVSFLDPPRTDIKDAISACHSAGIRIVMITGDHPMTALNIAKKVGITALEDNKVIAGSELPEMELLGDEWKERILSTTVFARTTPKQKLEIVDVYQKAGYIVAMTGDGVNDAPALKKADVGIAMGLRGTQVAKETASIVLKDDSFTSISQAVAHGREIFQNIQRFVIYLVSCNLSEIFIVTLLGFFAQGSMLFPLQILFLNMVTDVFPALALGLGKGDSTIMQRPPRDPRMDIVSSRNWMVILIYALMMTCSVLLSIFLCRIYVGSDVRVINNVAFLTLASSQLFHVFNMSSLHSGMLGNEVTKNKFVWIALLLCFFLIAVVYLFQQSRDALNLDIIPFQAWVLAGLSSMLPLVLVQLYKLVFKKRSIPGCSKKTLVRPA
- a CDS encoding universal stress protein; this translates as MEKYYGFAALNIEKMKNLLVLTDFSSLAKHAAEYAYSLAKKINADIILCNAVIVPAEMPQAGLVVWPMEESSVLEEESTGELEKLKEHLKKADPTHDKKPQIGIMNQSGYLQDVVGGLIADELIDFVVMGTHGDGVGGFLLGNHTRNMIESLSVPLLLVPSKVSIAPFKNIYFASDLSDPHGDSVFLKQLISLASAFKAEISIAHISTPKTVARDISEKTKAMVFDFSSDLGYPGIHFIRINADKAIEGLDKLMSHAPMDLLVMVHREKSFLAGLLNGSLTEKLANDLNFPMLIFKAMPVAEHIA
- a CDS encoding SHOCT domain-containing protein translates to MFFTNLFFGMDFLWWILWSALLVWIFLVPYDIPGQRNRKRSAILILQERFAKGAIDLKEYERNKKILERDKIGPS
- a CDS encoding BON domain-containing protein, which produces MRHNEKLQLDVLEAIKWEPLLHAAEIGVIAQEGIITLTGTVDSYAKKREAEHAAKTVAGVRAVVEKIEVDFGAHGKKTDLELAAEILKSIKLNPEIPQDKIFIKVENSWVTIEGEVKWYTQKEAVQKSVEVLSGIKNLTNSIQVKSETADDVEKVAIENALVRNWAIDDHHILVNVFGNRVTLSGKVKSIYQKDEAERIAWNAPGVWNVHNELLIDHATI
- a CDS encoding universal stress protein → MKTILIINDHTPEAEHAAGFALVLAQRMRANIILASSTEPKLDLQHYEWAGSSHDETIAEPVHTPLMKRLFWRKKLHPGFSPLIQEVQLDNDREGLFLLASRNDIYMVIKGMDEFLPQALLNVNLAINTLLDKLQVPLLLVPSSWSENEFTRLVYLTDLRFCGIETVRFLADLAGCWKANLVIAHTSASGLPEMEEQEAENIFNQEVSLNVGYKKLFLNMLDKNDELNTLEIMVSGMQADLLVLVNQHFHFNSLTKQYFKDKCALYKPVPLLIFPS
- a CDS encoding L,D-transpeptidase family protein, whose product is MKNIFKTEHLSKRYRTAFIVWMICLLAHISFNVLAQNPAITFTKEGEKRTAFISEQTKAQLLACQGTLNYPKSVERFYKSKGYTLAWVEEENHNRQLAPAMMILDCVSQFGLNRQDFHAGELIYQQAKVLAEEPDMLGGGQRAIFDVLMTDAMITFMNHLHYGKFNVAFTPSRIDEGGYGDFNAEARLLQLMERKDFYNEIASVQPSSKEYDELQKYMHLVRGQYLEDSYEFPEESVKKMTINMERLRWLSASQTPSLIINIPAFTAKMKVADSVYIFKIIVGKPSSPTPVFESKLAALTAAPDHRVTAKMFVAEILPGAIKNPGYLENNHYALYDSKGQFVQISAKKLLQIKSHPKLYYAKQSAACGNTMGKIVFRFAGPSDIYLHDMPLSKLARLPQRDLSAGCIQIEQAEKLAGLLLTQDGSSKIRSLLHSAITNDKTTDFKLNRYVPIKITYLTCEMIDSQLVIYKDIYAQDRALEMAMYGYERLLASDKKISSRR
- a CDS encoding tautomerase family protein — translated: MPYIQLEVIRNYPYAIKKLLAKRIGETYSSIMKADQNRITVSIRELGEGSIWRCGDAEPMPAAIMMCDIRKGRDAHTRTVLSRALIDMCNEVLGLETDQLNIEFTQHSGDEMYHQRLGGFSAEWSTEEGSL